One genomic window of Eisenibacter elegans DSM 3317 includes the following:
- a CDS encoding thiamine phosphate synthase — protein sequence MQLILISPEQALPQEQQHLTQMFALGLERFHLRKPHWTVAQLAAYLAHIPAEYHPRIVLHSHDALTQYFALRGIHARSDRDRRSKGFVSTGCHSFEEVRSFDSQGFEYLMLSPVFDSISKEGYPAGFAHQDLRHFLAQPRQTPLLALGGINAQNIAQCAALGFDGVAVLGAVWQSPNPLKALLDLYQGSQDLRIHRI from the coding sequence ATGCAACTGATTCTGATATCGCCGGAGCAGGCGCTGCCCCAAGAGCAGCAGCACCTGACACAAATGTTTGCCCTTGGGCTGGAGCGCTTCCATCTGCGCAAACCCCACTGGACAGTCGCACAGCTGGCTGCATACCTTGCCCACATTCCGGCAGAGTACCACCCCCGGATAGTGCTGCACAGCCACGATGCCCTCACACAGTACTTTGCACTCAGGGGCATCCACGCCCGCAGCGACAGAGACCGACGCAGCAAGGGTTTTGTCAGCACGGGCTGCCATAGTTTCGAGGAGGTACGCTCTTTTGACAGCCAAGGCTTTGAGTACCTGATGCTCAGCCCTGTGTTTGATTCCATCTCCAAAGAGGGCTACCCCGCCGGGTTTGCCCATCAAGACCTGCGCCACTTTTTGGCACAGCCGCGCCAAACGCCGCTACTGGCCTTGGGGGGAATCAATGCGCAAAACATCGCCCAATGCGCCGCCTTAGGCTTCGACGGCGTAGCCGTACTCGGGGCCGTTTGGCAAAGCCCCAACCCGCTAAAAGCACTGTTGGATTTATACCAAGGTTCACAAGATTTGAGGATTCACAGGATTTGA
- the thiE gene encoding thiamine phosphate synthase: MIARLQYITQAHPHHRPAQHCEELCKAGVPWVQLRMKQVSTTDYLAEAQRCREITQHYGAKLIINDQLEVALGAQADGVHLGQDDLCTAEARRLAPPGFIIGGTANTLAQVRRHIANGVDYVGLGPLRFTTTKEKLSPLLGVEGYAQISQALKQEGLDIPLIAIGGIQLADIAPLLQAGVYGIAVSSLLTHPPDKQHLVSKIITTLNL, from the coding sequence ATGATAGCCCGACTACAATACATCACCCAAGCCCATCCGCACCACCGCCCTGCCCAACACTGTGAGGAGCTTTGTAAGGCCGGAGTGCCTTGGGTACAATTGCGGATGAAGCAAGTCTCCACCACCGACTACTTGGCGGAGGCGCAGCGCTGTCGCGAAATTACGCAACACTATGGCGCAAAGCTCATCATCAACGACCAACTGGAGGTCGCCCTTGGTGCGCAGGCCGATGGCGTACACCTTGGGCAAGACGACCTCTGCACGGCAGAGGCCCGAAGGCTGGCTCCGCCCGGTTTTATCATCGGCGGAACGGCCAATACCCTCGCACAAGTGCGCCGACACATCGCCAACGGGGTAGACTATGTAGGGCTAGGCCCTTTGCGTTTTACCACCACCAAGGAAAAGCTCAGCCCCTTGCTGGGCGTTGAGGGCTATGCCCAAATAAGTCAGGCGCTAAAGCAAGAAGGGTTGGACATTCCACTGATTGCTATTGGGGGCATTCAGCTGGCTGATATTGCTCCCTTGCTACAAGCAGGAGTGTATGGCATTGCCGTATCGAGTCTGCTGACCCACCCCCCCGATAAACAGCACCTTGTATCAAAAATCATCACCACACTCAATCTATGA
- a CDS encoding thiazole synthase has translation MKTNPLTIADTTFHSRLFTGTGKFSASPLMREALQASGTELVTVALKRVDVHQQQGDDLLTHLQHPQWRLLPNTSGVRNAQEAVLAAELAREALQTNWVKLEIHPDPKYLMPDPIETLRATEALAKRGFVVLPYIHADPVLCKRLEEAGTAAVMPLGAPIGSNKGLRTLDFLEIIIEQSRVPVIIDAGLGAPSHAAQAMELGADAVLVNTAIAVAGDPVAMATAFAQAVQAGRTAYEAQLAQPTAHAVASSPLTAFL, from the coding sequence ATGAAAACAAATCCACTAACCATCGCCGATACCACATTTCACTCACGTCTGTTCACTGGTACGGGCAAGTTTAGTGCCTCCCCGCTCATGCGCGAAGCCCTCCAGGCCTCGGGCACGGAGCTGGTAACAGTAGCCCTCAAGCGTGTAGATGTGCATCAACAGCAAGGCGACGACCTGCTCACCCATCTCCAACACCCCCAGTGGCGACTGCTGCCCAACACCTCGGGAGTGCGCAATGCTCAAGAGGCCGTATTGGCGGCAGAGTTGGCGCGTGAGGCACTACAGACCAACTGGGTGAAGCTCGAAATCCACCCCGACCCCAAGTACCTGATGCCCGACCCCATCGAAACGCTGCGGGCTACCGAAGCGCTGGCCAAACGAGGCTTTGTGGTCTTGCCCTATATCCACGCCGACCCTGTACTCTGTAAGCGTCTCGAAGAGGCCGGCACGGCGGCAGTAATGCCTCTGGGTGCACCCATTGGCAGCAACAAAGGGCTGCGTACACTCGATTTTCTCGAAATCATCATAGAGCAGAGCCGCGTTCCGGTCATCATCGATGCAGGCTTGGGAGCGCCTTCGCACGCCGCCCAGGCGATGGAGCTGGGCGCTGATGCAGTGCTGGTCAATACGGCCATCGCCGTAGCCGGAGACCCTGTGGCGATGGCCACGGCTTTTGCCCAAGCTGTACAGGCCGGGCGCACAGCCTACGAAGCACAGCTGGCGCAGCCCACGGCTCACGCCGTGGCTAGCAGCCCCCTGACGGCTTTTTTGTAA
- the thiH gene encoding 2-iminoacetate synthase ThiH, with amino-acid sequence MQSFKDLIANYEWQAIQDDIYRKSAADVVRALAKPGRLDLEDFKALVSPAAAAYLEPMAQRSHQQTQQRFGKTIQMYIPLYLSNECQNICTYCGFSLDVPIARKTLSEEEILAEMSVIKQMGYEHVLLVTGEANKTVGVEYLQCAIRLLRPHFAHIAMEVQPLEQAEYALLRREGLHTVLVYQETYHREEYKTHHPKGKKSNFDYRLDTHDRLGRAGIQKMGLGVLLGLEDWRTDSFFCAAHLQYLEKTYWQSKYSISFPRLRPCAGGLNPKVQLSDRELVQLICAYRLLSDTVELSLSTRESPHFRDHVLKLGITSMSADSKTDPGGYANPNMALEQFEIDDKRPTTEVVASIRRQGYEPVFKNAVGIGDF; translated from the coding sequence ATGCAAAGCTTTAAAGACTTGATTGCAAACTATGAGTGGCAGGCGATACAAGACGATATTTACCGCAAAAGTGCTGCTGATGTAGTGCGAGCGCTGGCCAAACCAGGCAGGCTCGATTTGGAAGATTTCAAGGCCTTGGTATCGCCTGCGGCGGCGGCTTATCTGGAGCCAATGGCACAGCGCAGCCACCAACAAACACAACAGCGCTTTGGCAAAACCATACAGATGTACATCCCCCTGTACTTGAGCAATGAGTGTCAGAATATCTGTACTTATTGCGGCTTTAGCTTGGATGTGCCGATAGCCCGCAAAACCTTGAGCGAAGAGGAGATTTTGGCCGAGATGTCCGTCATCAAACAAATGGGTTACGAGCACGTGCTGCTCGTAACGGGTGAGGCTAACAAAACTGTGGGGGTGGAGTACTTACAGTGTGCTATCCGCCTACTCAGGCCACACTTTGCCCATATTGCGATGGAGGTGCAGCCCCTCGAACAGGCCGAGTACGCGCTGCTCAGGCGCGAAGGACTGCATACCGTGTTGGTATACCAAGAGACCTACCACCGAGAGGAGTACAAAACCCACCACCCCAAGGGCAAAAAATCTAATTTCGACTACCGCCTCGATACCCACGACCGTCTGGGGCGTGCCGGTATCCAAAAAATGGGGCTGGGAGTACTGCTGGGTTTAGAAGACTGGCGTACAGACAGCTTCTTCTGTGCGGCCCACTTGCAGTACCTCGAAAAGACCTACTGGCAAAGCAAGTACTCGATTTCGTTTCCCCGCCTGCGGCCTTGTGCCGGAGGGCTGAACCCCAAGGTACAGCTCAGCGACCGCGAACTGGTGCAGTTAATCTGTGCTTACCGCCTGCTGAGCGATACGGTAGAGTTGTCGCTTTCGACCCGCGAATCGCCCCATTTCCGTGATCATGTCCTCAAGCTGGGCATTACCTCGATGAGTGCCGACTCCAAAACAGACCCCGGAGGCTATGCCAATCCCAATATGGCGCTCGAACAGTTTGAAATAGACGACAAGCGCCCCACCACCGAAGTGGTCGCAAGCATCCGCCGTCAAGGCTATGAGCCGGTCTTTAAAAATGCTGTAGGTATTGGGGATTTCTGA